A section of the Pseudanabaena mucicola str. Chao 1806 genome encodes:
- a CDS encoding histidine kinase dimerization/phosphoacceptor domain -containing protein, with protein MNAHELILIVDDIPSNLVVLSETLNAEGYDVAIATSDERALKQLEQILPDLILLDIQMPNMDGFTVCQKLKINPRTCQIPTIFMTALNDLDSKMKGFELGAVDYITRPFQYREVIARIRTHLQLRRLTFSLEKEVSAQTASLQNAVHEKEILLKEVHHRVKNNLMIIGSLLNWQGESVQDPKLLSILEDSKKRINSIALIHEKLYRSPDLAKIDFGEYLHSLVQQVFSTFSLSHERVRLHCEVASIFLNIETATPCGLVINELVSNALEHAFPEHSSGELFVSLSHDERDQIILMVADNGVGFPEGVDFRQTESLGWQLVCLLTEQLEGDVQLFRESGTRVVISFSELNYQRRV; from the coding sequence GTGAATGCACATGAACTTATTCTCATAGTAGATGATATACCTAGCAATTTAGTTGTTCTTTCAGAGACACTAAATGCGGAAGGTTATGATGTGGCGATCGCTACTAGTGACGAACGTGCATTAAAGCAATTGGAACAGATCTTGCCAGACCTAATTTTGCTAGATATTCAAATGCCCAATATGGACGGCTTTACTGTCTGCCAAAAGCTCAAAATTAATCCTCGCACTTGCCAAATCCCAACTATCTTTATGACCGCTTTAAATGATTTAGATAGCAAAATGAAGGGCTTTGAGCTTGGAGCCGTAGACTATATTACTAGACCCTTTCAATATCGCGAGGTTATCGCCAGAATCAGAACCCATTTACAGTTGAGAAGGTTAACCTTCAGTCTTGAAAAGGAAGTTTCTGCTCAAACAGCCTCACTCCAAAATGCTGTTCATGAAAAAGAAATTTTACTTAAGGAAGTCCATCACCGAGTCAAAAATAATCTCATGATTATTGGAAGTCTGTTGAATTGGCAAGGCGAGTCAGTGCAAGACCCGAAACTACTCAGCATTCTTGAAGATAGCAAAAAGCGGATCAATAGTATTGCACTTATTCATGAAAAACTCTACCGTTCCCCAGATTTAGCTAAAATTGATTTTGGCGAATATCTCCATAGTCTTGTTCAACAGGTTTTTTCAACGTTTAGCCTAAGTCATGAGCGAGTGCGTTTACATTGTGAAGTCGCTTCGATTTTCTTAAATATTGAAACTGCAACTCCGTGTGGACTGGTTATCAACGAACTAGTTTCTAATGCTTTAGAACATGCTTTTCCTGAACATAGCTCTGGTGAACTTTTTGTTAGTCTCAGTCATGATGAAAGAGATCAAATTATTCTCATGGTGGCAGATAATGGGGTAGGATTTCCAGAGGGGGTTGATTTCCGTCAAACTGAGAGTTTGGGCTGGCAGTTAGTATGTCTACTTACAGAACAGCTTGAAGGTGATGTGCAGCTATTTCGCGAGTCTGGTACACGGGTAGTTATTTCTTTCTCAGAACTCAATTATCAAAGAAGAGTTTAG
- the ilvN gene encoding acetolactate synthase small subunit, whose translation MKHTLSVVVQDEAGVLTRIASLFARRGFNIESLAVGTAEQDGFTRITMVVSGDDHTIEQITKQLHKLINVITILDFTDIPCVERELMLVKVNAAPNVRSEIIEISQIFRARIVDVADDFLTIEVVGDPGKMVAILKMLNKFGIREIARTGKVSLTRESGVNTEYLKVAKDTAKNPISNF comes from the coding sequence ATGAAACATACTCTCTCCGTTGTCGTCCAAGATGAGGCAGGTGTACTGACCCGTATTGCTAGCTTGTTCGCCCGCCGAGGTTTTAATATCGAGAGCCTTGCGGTCGGGACGGCTGAGCAAGATGGATTTACGCGCATTACGATGGTTGTCTCAGGCGACGATCACACGATTGAGCAGATCACTAAACAGTTGCACAAACTGATCAATGTGATCACTATTCTTGACTTTACCGATATTCCTTGTGTTGAGCGTGAGTTGATGCTTGTGAAGGTAAATGCTGCTCCGAATGTGCGTTCCGAAATTATTGAAATCTCGCAAATTTTCCGTGCCCGTATCGTTGATGTGGCTGATGATTTTTTAACTATCGAGGTAGTGGGTGATCCTGGTAAGATGGTTGCGATCCTAAAGATGTTAAACAAGTTTGGCATTCGCGAAATTGCCCGTACAGGCAAGGTTTCGCTCACCCGTGAATCTGGGGTTAATACGGAATACCTAAAAGTTGCCAAGGATACGGCTAAAAATCCAATTTCTAACTTCTAG
- a CDS encoding glycosyltransferase, with translation MRIAIFTETFLPKIDGIVTRLKYTVEYLVKFGNQVLIFSPDGGFTEYCGAQIYGVSAFDFPLYPELKLALPRPSIGYALEKFQPNLIHVVNPAILGMAGIYYAKKLNYPLMASYHTHLPQYLQHYGLGFLEGVMWDLVKNTHNQAMLNLCTSTVMIDELRSHGVERLDLWQRGVDTEQFHPRFKSDEMRSHLTQGHPEDTLFLYVGRLSAEKEIQQILPVLQAIPNCRLALVGDGPYRQELEKIFAGTNTHFVGYLRGDDLASAFASSDAFLFPSRTETLGLVLLEAMAAGCPVVAANSGGIPDIVTNGVNGYLFEPSDRDGLVTATQNLFYDRHEAMCFAARHEAEKWGWESATKQLQKYYEQTVKAAQLALA, from the coding sequence ATGCGTATCGCCATATTTACCGAGACATTTCTGCCTAAAATCGATGGCATCGTCACCCGCCTCAAATATACCGTTGAGTATTTGGTCAAGTTTGGTAATCAAGTATTGATATTTTCGCCCGATGGAGGGTTTACGGAATATTGCGGTGCTCAGATTTATGGGGTATCTGCTTTTGATTTTCCCCTCTATCCAGAACTAAAACTCGCTTTACCAAGACCATCGATTGGGTATGCATTAGAAAAATTCCAGCCTAATCTAATCCATGTCGTCAATCCCGCAATTTTGGGAATGGCTGGCATCTATTATGCCAAAAAGCTGAATTACCCCTTGATGGCTTCTTACCATACGCATTTGCCGCAATATTTGCAGCATTATGGTTTAGGCTTTCTCGAAGGTGTGATGTGGGATTTGGTAAAGAATACACACAATCAAGCGATGCTCAATCTCTGTACTTCTACAGTGATGATCGATGAGTTACGATCGCATGGAGTGGAACGCCTTGATCTGTGGCAGCGTGGTGTGGATACGGAGCAGTTTCATCCAAGATTTAAAAGTGATGAAATGCGATCGCATCTGACCCAAGGACATCCCGAAGATACTTTATTTTTATATGTAGGTAGGCTGTCTGCGGAGAAAGAGATTCAGCAGATCCTGCCCGTATTACAGGCTATTCCCAATTGTCGTCTTGCCCTTGTCGGTGATGGTCCCTATCGTCAGGAGCTAGAGAAAATCTTTGCAGGGACAAATACTCATTTTGTCGGTTATCTGCGTGGTGATGATCTTGCATCTGCCTTTGCTTCTAGCGATGCCTTTCTATTCCCATCTCGCACCGAAACCCTCGGCTTAGTGCTATTGGAAGCAATGGCGGCAGGTTGTCCCGTTGTTGCCGCGAACTCAGGTGGTATCCCTGATATTGTGACCAATGGCGTTAATGGCTATTTATTTGAGCCAAGCGATCGCGATGGATTGGTGACAGCTACTCAAAATCTGTTTTATGATCGACATGAAGCAATGTGCTTTGCAGCCCGTCACGAAGCTGAAAAATGGGGATGGGAATCTGCTACAAAGCAGTTACAAAAATATTACGAACAAACGGTTAAGGCTGCTCAGCTAGCTTTAGCCTAA
- a CDS encoding Yip1 family protein translates to MNATPNPEDINAIASDSSTDSNTNTNAESVTPPSPPQNLGTFLDRLYGTLFLPQVTFEQLKAHPSFVQAAIVIALVNALETIRLDHLSIVRIVGSVIGGSIGWVFFTFLLKQLANVFQKNVEMLELLTLTGFASLPWIFMAPALSLPPQSRFLGAIAVIIWFIVWQVWSASVALGIKSWKTLAIIPLAIAGGVVALIWLGNTINLLVSISF, encoded by the coding sequence ATGAATGCCACGCCCAATCCTGAAGATATTAATGCGATCGCGTCCGATAGCAGCACCGATAGCAATACCAATACCAACGCTGAAAGTGTTACGCCTCCCTCACCACCACAAAATTTAGGGACATTTCTCGATCGCCTATATGGGACATTATTTTTGCCCCAAGTCACCTTTGAGCAACTCAAAGCACATCCGTCATTTGTGCAAGCCGCGATCGTGATTGCTTTAGTTAATGCTTTGGAGACTATTCGCCTTGATCATTTATCGATTGTGAGAATTGTCGGCTCGGTGATTGGTGGCAGCATTGGCTGGGTATTTTTCACTTTTTTGTTGAAACAATTAGCTAATGTGTTTCAAAAAAATGTTGAGATGCTGGAGTTACTGACCCTCACAGGTTTTGCGAGCTTACCTTGGATATTCATGGCTCCTGCCCTCAGCTTGCCACCCCAATCCCGTTTTCTTGGCGCGATCGCTGTGATCATCTGGTTTATCGTCTGGCAGGTATGGAGCGCATCGGTAGCCCTCGGTATTAAAAGCTGGAAAACTTTGGCGATCATTCCTTTAGCGATCGCTGGTGGTGTCGTTGCCCTCATTTGGCTCGGCAACACGATCAATTTACTAGTGAGTATCAGCTTTTAG
- a CDS encoding IctB family putative bicarbonate transporter, producing MNSKLKLPMPKFLQTLQSWWLSSQAKFFQIISPLQAWREGSRLLSAKFLGGLLVVMLVTLPFLENAQTGVICAAVAIAWLLLWLSDLRNEQEQTVPIWTAIHTPLISYWAIAFVATLVSPVRVAAVDGMVKLTLYMLAFVSMSRLMRLGWRSIFIGAYLGSALIASAYGVQQWYLGAPELATWTDPTSETAGVTRVYSFLGNPNLFAGYLMPALPLGAIAAIHWRGWGLKALGIITAIFGTFCITQTQSRGGLMGLAAASLTLVLLLVYWWGKRLPKWTFPTVFGGMAGAIVIGTILVPTLRKRVFSIFGTDDSSNAFRVNVWQSVLNMIRAKPILGIGPGNKAFNQIYPLYQRSGYSALGTYSVPLEITVETGIIGVICYGWLVFTVFRQGLLALNRLRGDRESSGLWIIGAIATLVGMLVHGLVDTVWYRPQVQLLWWLAIAIISSFYINPVAKQEVEIEN from the coding sequence ATGAATTCCAAGCTCAAACTACCGATGCCCAAGTTTTTGCAAACCCTGCAATCATGGTGGCTCAGCAGCCAAGCTAAATTTTTTCAAATAATTAGCCCATTGCAAGCATGGCGTGAAGGTAGTCGCTTGTTAAGTGCTAAGTTTTTGGGCGGCTTGCTAGTGGTGATGCTGGTGACTTTGCCCTTTTTGGAAAATGCTCAGACAGGGGTAATCTGTGCAGCAGTAGCGATCGCATGGTTATTACTATGGCTTAGCGATCTCCGCAACGAACAGGAGCAAACAGTACCGATTTGGACTGCCATACATACGCCTTTAATTAGCTACTGGGCGATCGCTTTTGTTGCCACTTTGGTCTCACCCGTGCGGGTAGCGGCGGTCGATGGCATGGTCAAACTCACGCTATATATGCTTGCCTTTGTGTCGATGAGTCGGTTGATGCGTTTGGGATGGCGATCAATTTTCATTGGGGCATATTTAGGCTCGGCACTGATTGCCAGTGCCTATGGTGTGCAGCAATGGTATCTCGGCGCACCCGAACTCGCTACATGGACAGATCCTACTTCTGAGACCGCAGGCGTGACCCGTGTTTATAGTTTTTTGGGTAATCCTAATTTATTTGCAGGATACTTAATGCCAGCGTTACCTTTAGGCGCGATCGCTGCTATTCATTGGCGTGGTTGGGGCTTGAAGGCGTTAGGAATTATTACGGCAATTTTTGGAACATTTTGCATTACGCAAACCCAAAGTCGGGGGGGACTGATGGGCTTAGCGGCAGCAAGCTTGACTCTAGTTTTGTTATTGGTGTATTGGTGGGGCAAGCGGTTGCCGAAGTGGACTTTTCCTACGGTCTTCGGCGGTATGGCTGGGGCGATCGTGATTGGTACAATTCTCGTCCCCACATTGCGAAAACGGGTATTTAGTATTTTTGGAACCGATGATAGTAGTAATGCCTTTCGGGTCAATGTTTGGCAATCGGTTTTGAATATGATCAGAGCCAAGCCAATTTTAGGGATTGGACCAGGAAACAAAGCTTTTAATCAAATCTATCCGCTCTATCAGCGATCAGGCTATAGCGCCCTAGGGACTTATTCAGTGCCACTGGAAATCACTGTAGAAACGGGAATTATCGGCGTAATTTGCTATGGTTGGCTAGTCTTTACAGTCTTCCGTCAAGGTTTACTGGCATTAAATCGCTTAAGAGGCGATCGCGAGTCGAGTGGTTTATGGATTATAGGGGCGATCGCCACTTTAGTGGGGATGCTCGTTCATGGTCTAGTTGATACAGTCTGGTATCGTCCACAAGTTCAGTTACTCTGGTGGTTAGCGATCGCCATTATCAGTAGTTTTTACATTAATCCTGTAGCTAAGCAGGAAGTAGAAATCGAAAATTAG
- a CDS encoding tetratricopeptide repeat protein: METLNSAAAYNDRGIQRAENGDYTGAIADYTEAIAIDPNYAEAYYNRAYDRSEIKDYKGAIEDYTKVIELAPDAAPAYFNRGMAKAKIGDAEGANADCEYAKSLGL, from the coding sequence ATGGAAACCCTAAATTCAGCAGCAGCTTACAACGATCGCGGCATACAACGTGCCGAAAATGGCGACTATACTGGGGCGATCGCTGACTATACCGAAGCGATCGCAATCGATCCCAATTATGCTGAGGCATACTACAACCGCGCCTACGATCGCTCAGAAATCAAGGACTATAAGGGTGCGATCGAGGATTACACCAAAGTCATCGAGTTAGCTCCCGATGCTGCTCCAGCCTATTTCAATCGCGGCATGGCAAAGGCAAAAATCGGTGATGCTGAAGGCGCAAATGCTGACTGTGAGTATGCAAAGAGTCTTGGATTGTAA